Proteins from a genomic interval of Diospyros lotus cultivar Yz01 chromosome 6, ASM1463336v1, whole genome shotgun sequence:
- the LOC127803882 gene encoding protein CHAPERONE-LIKE PROTEIN OF POR1, chloroplastic isoform X1, translated as MNLSGLTCSPSRYCLHLPAHDQGSLTKRVSAVPFIRKSRKLPRLERNNWAGSVQRCRTRNLPLFKCAMDASFGDTTNDPAAGMFPRINIRDPYKRLGISREASEDEIQAARNFLIQRYGGHKPSVDAIESAHDKIIMQKFYERKHPKIDIKKKIRGVTQSRVVQAVASRFRTPATKFIIKTSVAFVVLGALTILFPTEEGPTLQVAISLIATIYFIYDRLKSTLHAVLYGAGAFIFSWLFGTFLMVSMIPPILKGPRSLEVSTSLITYVLLWVSSTYLK; from the exons ATGAATCTGTCTGGATTGACATGCAGTCCATCAAGATATTGCCTCCACCTACCTGCACACGACCAGGGTTCACTTACTAAGCGAGTTTCTGCTGTTCCTTTTATTAGGAAATCGAGAAAATTACCTCGCCTAGAAAG AAATAACTGGGCTGGTTCTGTTCAGAGATGCCGCACACGAAATCTCCCCTTGTTTAAGTGTGCAATGGATGCTTCCTTTGGCGATACTACAAATGACCCAGCTG CAGGCATGTTTCCCAGAATTAATATAAGGGATCCATATAAACGACTTGGAATAAGTAGGGAAGCTTCTGAAGATGAAATTCAAGCTGCTAGGAATTTCCTCATACAAAGATATGGAGGGCACAAGCCGAGTGTGGATGCAATAGAATCTGCCCATGACAAAATAATCATGCAAAAGTTTTATGAAAGGAAGCACCCAAAAATTGacatcaagaaaaaaattaggGGAGTAACTCAGTCCCGAGTTGTGCAAGCAGTTGCAAGCAGGTTTCGAACTCCAGCTACCAAGTTCATCATAAAAACTTCAGTTGCTTTCGTTGTACTTGGAGCTCTCACTATTCTTTTTCCAACTGAAGAAGGTCCAACCCTTCAGGTAGCCATATCCCTGATAGCtaccatatatttcatatatgatCGGCTGAAAAGCACACTGCATGCGGTACTATACGG GGCTGGAGCATTTATTTTCTCATGGCTGTTCGGCACCTTCTTGATGGTTTCTATGATTCCACCTATACTTAAAGGGCCAAGAAGTTTGGAAGTTTCGACTTCATTGATAACCTATGTGCTTCTTTGGGTTTCTTCTACCTATTTGAAATAG
- the LOC127803882 gene encoding protein CHAPERONE-LIKE PROTEIN OF POR1, chloroplastic isoform X2, which translates to MNLSGLTCSPSRYCLHLPAHDQGSLTKRVSAVPFIRKSRKLPRLERNNWAGSVQRCRTRNLPLFKCAMDASFGDTTNDPAGMFPRINIRDPYKRLGISREASEDEIQAARNFLIQRYGGHKPSVDAIESAHDKIIMQKFYERKHPKIDIKKKIRGVTQSRVVQAVASRFRTPATKFIIKTSVAFVVLGALTILFPTEEGPTLQVAISLIATIYFIYDRLKSTLHAVLYGAGAFIFSWLFGTFLMVSMIPPILKGPRSLEVSTSLITYVLLWVSSTYLK; encoded by the exons ATGAATCTGTCTGGATTGACATGCAGTCCATCAAGATATTGCCTCCACCTACCTGCACACGACCAGGGTTCACTTACTAAGCGAGTTTCTGCTGTTCCTTTTATTAGGAAATCGAGAAAATTACCTCGCCTAGAAAG AAATAACTGGGCTGGTTCTGTTCAGAGATGCCGCACACGAAATCTCCCCTTGTTTAAGTGTGCAATGGATGCTTCCTTTGGCGATACTACAAATGACCCAGCTG GCATGTTTCCCAGAATTAATATAAGGGATCCATATAAACGACTTGGAATAAGTAGGGAAGCTTCTGAAGATGAAATTCAAGCTGCTAGGAATTTCCTCATACAAAGATATGGAGGGCACAAGCCGAGTGTGGATGCAATAGAATCTGCCCATGACAAAATAATCATGCAAAAGTTTTATGAAAGGAAGCACCCAAAAATTGacatcaagaaaaaaattaggGGAGTAACTCAGTCCCGAGTTGTGCAAGCAGTTGCAAGCAGGTTTCGAACTCCAGCTACCAAGTTCATCATAAAAACTTCAGTTGCTTTCGTTGTACTTGGAGCTCTCACTATTCTTTTTCCAACTGAAGAAGGTCCAACCCTTCAGGTAGCCATATCCCTGATAGCtaccatatatttcatatatgatCGGCTGAAAAGCACACTGCATGCGGTACTATACGG GGCTGGAGCATTTATTTTCTCATGGCTGTTCGGCACCTTCTTGATGGTTTCTATGATTCCACCTATACTTAAAGGGCCAAGAAGTTTGGAAGTTTCGACTTCATTGATAACCTATGTGCTTCTTTGGGTTTCTTCTACCTATTTGAAATAG